The Gordonibacter urolithinfaciens genome contains a region encoding:
- a CDS encoding helix-turn-helix transcriptional regulator: protein MPSFKDELWRTPDLLGFAAHWIWIWCVFWSSLFYGEGTLLDVFSGLAGPLALEPLWVVSLLANVVTIAFLLMLSYFRNPLADVRWLPHAGGALTAIGTLALSHPVLVATGGAAAPVYLAGALVTGVGSAIVVMLWAELFASLGSKRTVNYSVVALLIAAVAYFAIRLLPVDAAQLAVALLPAASMGCFLHYKRSVPRLPRRERNVRVKARPPLRLVTVALFFGVSFGAMKGLMAPVESDWLAVRDLLNIAAIVGGSVTIFATMSWAKMDFDHLTYQVALPLMAAGFLFLPLHEPWNVIGTAVHQAGYQYFYIVLWALWPVLASRGVPAGWIAGWGLLSIQLGQFAGSIAAALAVSVVNTDLGMAMLSAGIIFAILIIALFALGSGQASTGWGYVKPMEEADAATDFEKAGTRIARRCRLSPREIEVLFLLAKGRNRAYISEELVIGDETVKSHVKSIYRKVDVHSQQSLIDLIEAEARNA, encoded by the coding sequence ATGCCGTCGTTCAAGGACGAGCTGTGGCGCACGCCCGATCTGCTGGGGTTCGCGGCGCATTGGATCTGGATATGGTGCGTGTTCTGGAGCTCGCTGTTCTACGGCGAGGGAACGCTGCTCGACGTCTTCAGCGGCCTTGCCGGCCCGCTCGCGCTCGAGCCGCTGTGGGTGGTCTCGCTGCTGGCGAACGTCGTGACCATCGCGTTTCTGCTCATGCTGTCGTACTTCCGCAACCCGCTGGCCGATGTGCGCTGGCTGCCCCACGCGGGTGGCGCGCTCACCGCCATCGGCACGCTCGCCCTCTCGCACCCGGTGCTCGTAGCAACCGGCGGGGCCGCCGCGCCGGTCTATCTGGCAGGCGCGCTGGTCACGGGAGTGGGCAGCGCCATCGTGGTGATGCTGTGGGCCGAGCTGTTCGCCTCGCTCGGATCGAAGCGCACCGTGAACTACTCCGTGGTCGCCCTGCTCATCGCCGCCGTCGCGTACTTCGCCATCCGGCTGCTGCCCGTCGACGCAGCGCAGCTGGCCGTAGCCCTACTGCCGGCGGCGAGCATGGGCTGCTTCCTGCACTACAAGCGCAGCGTGCCCCGCCTGCCGCGGCGCGAGCGCAACGTGCGGGTGAAGGCGCGCCCACCGCTGCGGCTCGTGACCGTGGCGCTGTTTTTCGGCGTGTCGTTCGGCGCGATGAAAGGCCTCATGGCGCCGGTGGAGAGCGATTGGCTGGCCGTGCGCGACCTGCTGAACATCGCGGCCATCGTCGGCGGGTCCGTGACCATCTTCGCAACCATGAGCTGGGCGAAGATGGACTTCGACCACCTGACGTACCAGGTGGCCCTGCCGCTCATGGCGGCGGGTTTCCTGTTCCTGCCGCTGCACGAACCGTGGAACGTCATCGGCACGGCGGTGCACCAGGCGGGCTACCAGTACTTCTACATCGTGCTGTGGGCGCTCTGGCCCGTGCTGGCCTCGCGCGGCGTGCCGGCGGGCTGGATAGCGGGTTGGGGCCTTCTTTCCATCCAGCTCGGCCAGTTCGCCGGGTCGATCGCCGCGGCGCTGGCCGTGAGCGTGGTGAACACCGACCTGGGGATGGCCATGCTCTCGGCGGGAATCATCTTCGCCATCCTCATCATCGCGCTGTTCGCGCTGGGCAGCGGGCAGGCCAGCACGGGCTGGGGCTACGTGAAGCCCATGGAGGAGGCCGATGCCGCCACCGACTTCGAGAAGGCCGGCACGCGCATCGCCCGGCGCTGCCGCCTGTCGCCGCGCGAGATAGAGGTGCTCTTCCTGCTGGCGAAGGGCCGTAACCGCGCCTACATCAGCGAGGAGCTGGTCATCGGCGACGAGACGGTGAAGAGCCACGTGAAAAGCATTTACCGCAAGGTGGACGTGCACTCCCAGCAGAGCCTCATCGACCTGATAGAGGCCGAAGCGCGCAACGCCTGA
- a CDS encoding putative ABC transporter permease has product MMHNHRDERSNAETDAELEAEIEALTSQEAEAAATLKKKIPLPLKVFAILCIVAGVAILPMIGFVIVAMVIAFREGALADDSTASTVLFFALLAILALLTVAFIVFGIRLLRDKRRFAAQTAELLTGLMVAGILCDIMLFGLDGTVLFFVAFIVFLVVLTSYLDPSLADERELQRKLRDMETREDAEDGTLGRDETGKGFIALNFFNLFWIFTVCCVLGLIIETVYHFAVVDPGHYQDRAGLLFGPFSPIYGFGAVLMTVALNRFHDKNVILIFLVSAVIGGAFEYLTSWFMQFAFGIVAWDYSGTFLSIDGRTNGMFMAMWGVLGVVWIKLCLPWMLKLVNLIPWNWRYALTTVCAALMIVDGAMTLLSLDCWYQRMAGKPSETAMAQFFDRNFDNEYMQERFQSMSIDPSNATRAN; this is encoded by the coding sequence ATGATGCACAACCACCGCGACGAGCGAAGCAACGCCGAGACGGATGCCGAGCTCGAAGCCGAGATAGAGGCGCTGACGTCCCAGGAAGCCGAGGCGGCGGCAACGCTCAAGAAGAAGATTCCCCTGCCGCTCAAAGTGTTCGCCATCCTGTGCATCGTGGCGGGCGTCGCCATCCTGCCCATGATCGGGTTCGTCATCGTGGCCATGGTGATCGCGTTCCGCGAGGGCGCGCTCGCAGACGACTCGACGGCGTCCACGGTGCTGTTCTTCGCGCTGCTAGCCATCCTGGCCCTGCTCACCGTGGCGTTCATCGTGTTCGGCATCCGCCTGCTGCGCGACAAGCGACGCTTTGCGGCGCAGACCGCCGAGCTGCTCACCGGCCTCATGGTGGCCGGCATCCTGTGCGACATCATGCTGTTCGGCCTGGACGGCACCGTGCTGTTCTTCGTGGCCTTCATCGTGTTCCTCGTGGTGCTGACCAGCTACCTGGACCCGTCGCTCGCCGACGAGCGCGAGCTCCAGCGCAAGCTACGCGACATGGAGACGCGCGAGGACGCCGAGGACGGCACGCTCGGACGCGACGAGACGGGCAAGGGGTTCATCGCGCTCAACTTCTTCAACCTGTTCTGGATTTTCACGGTGTGCTGCGTGCTGGGGCTGATCATCGAGACGGTGTACCACTTCGCCGTGGTCGATCCCGGCCACTACCAGGACCGCGCCGGCTTGCTATTCGGGCCGTTCTCGCCCATCTACGGATTCGGCGCCGTGCTCATGACCGTGGCGCTGAACCGCTTCCACGACAAGAACGTCATCCTCATCTTCCTGGTGAGCGCCGTCATCGGCGGGGCGTTCGAGTATCTGACCAGCTGGTTCATGCAGTTCGCGTTCGGCATCGTGGCCTGGGACTACTCGGGCACGTTCCTGTCCATCGACGGGCGCACCAACGGCATGTTCATGGCCATGTGGGGCGTGCTGGGCGTGGTGTGGATCAAGCTGTGCCTGCCCTGGATGCTGAAGCTGGTGAACCTCATACCCTGGAACTGGCGCTACGCCCTCACCACGGTGTGCGCGGCACTCATGATCGTGGACGGCGCCATGACCTTGCTGTCGCTGGACTGCTGGTACCAGCGCATGGCCGGCAAGCCCTCCGAGACCGCCATGGCCCAGTTCTTCGACCGCAACTTCGACAACGAGTACATGCAGGAGCGCTTCCAGAGCATGTCGATAGACCCCTCCAACGCCACGCGCGCGAACTAG